The Leptospira andrefontaineae genomic sequence CCGGAGAACTTGATCCGGAGAAAAGGTGCAGATGTGATCTTATCCGTGAACGTTTCCCCTCTGAGAGATGAAGGGATCGTTAGACTTTTGGAAGATAGAAAGGTAACCGGAAAATCATTTTTCAAAAATCTCTGGGAAGATATTACTTATCCTCCAATTCTTAAGATCATGGCAAGAGCGATCACATTAGAGGGAAGAGAAATCACAAAATTGAGAAAAGAAAAAATGGATCTTTTTATCAATTTACATATTGAAGAATTTGCATTTACAGACTTTGGAAAATATAAGGAAATCATTAAGAAAGGAGAATTAGAAACGGAAGCCGCGATCGGTGATATCCGTAAATTATTCTTCCCGTCTGAAAAATAATCAGAGATAACTTAGGATCTTTTCCTGGAGCCTATCCGAATGTTTTCTCCAGGAAAGTTTCCATTCTTCACTTCCTTTTGGACCTACCTTGTTTGTAAGCGCGAATATGGTTCCGAAAGGAATATTAAATAGATTGCATACTTTTGCAAGACCGAATGCTTCCATATTCTCGAAACCTAAACTTTCTCCTTTAATTCTCTCCAAAGCTCTTGGACTCAAATCTTCTAATGTGACCGAACCAGTTCCATTGGTTGCAGATTCCACAAAATCGTTTCCATCGAAGGGAAATTGTAAGTCAGGAAATTCGTATTTAAAAGTTATACTTTCTGGAAGTCTGATCTTTTTGTCCAAGAAGGCGATCTGGTAGTTTGCGAATACTTTTGAAATTCCGAATTTGCCTTCCCAATCTTTTCTAGGGATCCAGTTATAAACTCCTGCGGAGCCTATCCCCAAAATCGCCTTAGGTTTCCAAGTGGAAGGATCTGAGAGATATTTCTGGAGATTGATTGCGGCTTCTAATTCGCCGATGCCTGCTTCGAAGGTATGGATCCTTGGATCCGATTTTAATTTGTCTATTTCTCCCGCAAAAGCTGCGCAGAAAAGAATGTCCTGGATTTTAAGATCGCTCATCTGATTAAAGAAAGATCGTTTTTATCAGATCAGCATAGAGTTCTGCAACCTTATTTCTTTTCACTTTCATGGTTTCGGTGAGTTCTTTTCCTTTTTCGAACTCCTTGTCTAACAGGCGAATCTCACCTATTTTTTCGAAATTTTTAAATCCGTTCTTTTCGGAGATCGTGTTCTTGATCAGATCCTTGTAAAACTTCAGGACTTTTGTATCTTGGACCAGGTCTGAATTATCGTTAGGTAGACGAATTCCTTGGGAGGAAAAATGATCCCTAAGTTTGGCAAAGTCAGGCACAAGTAAAATCGCCAAAAACTTTTGGTCTTGGCCTACAACTACGGCATTTAACGCCCAACCGGTCTCTAATATTTTTCCCTCGATTGGTTCGGGCTCTACATTCTCTCCTGAAGAAAGAACGATTGTATCCTTTGCTCTACCTGCAAATTTTAACTCACCTGTTTTGGTCCAGACGAATAAGTCACCTGAGTTAAACCATCCATCTGAAAAATTGGACTGAGTTAGCTCTGCATTTTTATAATACCCCGCTGTTACATGCGGACCCTTATGCCAAGCAATACCTTTATCTCCTGGTTTGGAAACTACAACATTCTGCTCATTGACTAACTTGATATGTGCTCCAGGAAACACAGGTCCTATAGACCCGGTTTTCGGAATAGGAAAACTTCCTAATGCTCCCATTCCTGTTGTCTCAGTCATTCCGTATGTTTCTATTATAGGAACTCCCATAGAACGAAAGAAAAATTGGATCTTAGGAGGCATCGCTCCTGCACCACAAAATGCAAATTTAAGTTGTCCGCCGAATAGAGCTCTCACGGGTGCGAGCACTTTCTGAGCTAGAATATTCAAAGAATAGAATATAGGTAGAAGTAGGGTAGAAACGACTGTATCAGTTAATTTATCTTCTTTATTTGATTCTTCTGTTTCCGAATAATTTCCAGTCACAGTATCCAAAAGAGAATTATACGTCTCTGCGATTCGGACTGCCATTTTAAAAACAGTAAGTTTTGCAGGAGAAGATTTTGAAACCTTATCCCAAATCCTACGATACAATGCTTCCCAAACTCTAGGCACGGAAACAAGAACTGTAGGTTTGATGATCTCGAAGTCACGAGTCAGCTGAGCAA encodes the following:
- a CDS encoding phosphorylase — protein: MSDLKIQDILFCAAFAGEIDKLKSDPRIHTFEAGIGELEAAINLQKYLSDPSTWKPKAILGIGSAGVYNWIPRKDWEGKFGISKVFANYQIAFLDKKIRLPESITFKYEFPDLQFPFDGNDFVESATNGTGSVTLEDLSPRALERIKGESLGFENMEAFGLAKVCNLFNIPFGTIFALTNKVGPKGSEEWKLSWRKHSDRLQEKILSYL
- a CDS encoding AMP-binding protein, whose translation is MEKRSIYHLVRDSCIHYKDRPFQWIWDEKLKSFSGISYSEWFLNLENLSGFFRQKNLNKGDKVGLFCDNRTEWALCSFSVMCSGGADVPRGCDASEEEIFYILDHTESKITFIEKEQVLSKLGNILTRLKHLETVILIESEENFASLAKLKAAYPKIEFIDLETAIAHGRAWVEKKGKSLLHSIGESLTENDIATIIYTSGTTGVPKGVVLKHRSFTWTIDQLQQFVPANYSDRVVVFLPPWHIAERILETALLSWGASLACSNVAQLTRDFEIIKPTVLVSVPRVWEALYRRIWDKVSKSSPAKLTVFKMAVRIAETYNSLLDTVTGNYSETEESNKEDKLTDTVVSTLLLPIFYSLNILAQKVLAPVRALFGGQLKFAFCGAGAMPPKIQFFFRSMGVPIIETYGMTETTGMGALGSFPIPKTGSIGPVFPGAHIKLVNEQNVVVSKPGDKGIAWHKGPHVTAGYYKNAELTQSNFSDGWFNSGDLFVWTKTGELKFAGRAKDTIVLSSGENVEPEPIEGKILETGWALNAVVVGQDQKFLAILLVPDFAKLRDHFSSQGIRLPNDNSDLVQDTKVLKFYKDLIKNTISEKNGFKNFEKIGEIRLLDKEFEKGKELTETMKVKRNKVAELYADLIKTIFL